TTCCTGTGAGAATGTgttgacggggggggggggggggggggagttgagTGCTACTGAAGGCAAAAACATCTGTATTATTGGAAAGATATATGGACTATTCATATGGTGTGATATACATAAATATGGAgtgatttgagaaaagaaaagtgaatggtgcctatgacaccaaaagcacagccaacaacaacaaaaatagataaactggactgcattaaaattgaaaacatctGTGCCAAAGGAGataatcaacagaatgaaaaatcaAGCCAtggaatagaaggaaatatttgtaaatcatatatcagataagaggttaatatccaggatatatacctaaagaaatcatacaactcaacaacataaaaacaatttaaaaatgggcaaaggacttgagtagacatttctccaaagaagacatataaatggccagtaagtacatgaaaagatgctcagtatcactaatcattaaggtAATCgaagtcaaaaccacaaagaactattattttatacccattaggatggccactatcaaataaacagaaaataacaaacgttggcaaggatatggagaaattggaacttttgtgccctgttgctgggaatgtaacgTGGAATGTCCActattgaaaacagtatggtagtttctcaaaaaaattaaatgtagaactaccatatgatccagcaattccacttctggatgtATGTCAAAAAGAATTAAGAGCAGGGCTCAGAAATATTTGTACTTCTATGattatagcatcattattcacaatagccataaggtggaagcaactcaaatgtctattgctagatgaatggataaataaaatgtagtaatacatacaatggaatattatttagccttaaaaagggaaggaaattctgatatatgctataacatggatgaaccttgacaacattgtgccaagtgaaataagccaggcacaaaagacaaatagtgtatgattccacttatatgaggtatctagagtagtcaaactcgtagagacagaaagtagaatggtggtttctaggagaaacaaattgagagttgtttaatgggtataaagtttcattttttgaaagatgaagagttctggaaCTCTGTTTCACAACaacatgaatatatttaacactactgaactgtacacttacaaATAGCtaagattggggtgcctgggtggttcagtcagttaagcatctgccttcagctcaggggtcctggaatggagccccacattgggctccctgctcactggggaccctgcttctgcctcttctgctccccctgctggtgcgctctctctctctctctatctctctctgtcaaataaataaataaaatcttttttaaaaatggctaagattatgttttatattacatctattttaccacaattaaaaataacaagaataaataaatggtcCCAATGCAATTTTAGAAAGTtgatttctttaaacaaatacttttttcaaggtttttaaaaatctacaatatTGCAACTAGAGTCAGACAGAGGGCCATTAGCCCAAAGGAATACAGACTTCAAAATCTGAGACAGGGTCAACAAGACTTTCTCCTCATAACTGATAGTACTAAGAATAGCACACAGCAGAAAGGATGACTTTAAGACTTTGGGAACAACAATTGGTAATTGCATTAGTCAACATTCACCAgtgaaatagaaccaataggatatatagagagacagatttattttaaggaattggctcccaTGAATGTAGGGGCTGGCCTGTCTAAAATCTATAGGGCAAACTGAAGACTGGAAATTCGTGCAGGAGTTGATGTCGCAGTCTTGAGTCCAAACACTAGACACTCAGGCAGGATTTCTATATTGCAATCTAGAGGCAGAATTCTTTCCTGTTCAGGGACCTCAGTCTATAATGTTAAGACCTTCAAAtaattagatgaggcccacccacctAATGGAGGGTgatctgctttattcaaagtctactgGTATAATATGttaatctcattaaaaaataccttcaaagCAACATCTGAATTGGTATTGACCAAAAAAATTGGTACCATAGCCTAGctaaattgacatataaaattgacCATCACATCGGCGATGTCAGAAGCCAAGATGGCGGCGGTGGTCGGACTCTCTTTGAAGCGCCGGTTCCCGCTTGCAACCATTGGCGGAGCCTGGCCGTAGGCCTGCCGGGGGGCACCGACAGCTGCCGCCGCAGCTCCCCAGATCAAGAAATTTGCCATCTACCGATGGGACCCAGACAAGTCTGGAGATAAACCTCATATGCAAACTTATGAAATTGATTTGAATAAATGTGGTCCTATGGTGTTGGATGCTTTAATCAAGATTAAGAATGAAATTGATTCTGCCTTGACCTTCCAAAGATCATGCAGAGAAGGCATCTGTGGCTCTTGTGCCATGAACATCAACGGAGGCAACACTCTGGCCTACACCCGAAGGATCGACACCAGCCTCACCAAAGTCTCAAAAATCTACCCTCTTCCGCATATGTATGTGATAAAGGATCTTGTTCCCAACTTGAGCAACTTCTACGCTCAGTACAAATCCATTGAACCTTATTTGAAGAAGAAGGATGAATCCCAGGAGGGCAAGCAGCAGTATCTGCAGTCCATAGAAGATCGTGAGAAACTGGACGGGCTGTACGAGTGCATCCTCTGTGCGTGCTGCAGCACCAGCTGCCCTAGCTACTGGTGGAACGGAGACAAGTACCTGGGGCCTGCGGTTCTTATGCAGGCCTACCGCTGGATGATCGACTCGAGAGACGACTTCACAGAGGAGCGCCTGGCCAAGCTGCAGGACCCCTTCTTCCTCTACCGCTGCCACACCATCATGAACTGCATCAGGACCTGCCCCAAGGGGCTGAATCCAGGTAAGGCTATTGCTGAAATCAAGACAATGATGGCCACCTATAAAGGGAAGAAAGCATCAGTGTAACTCTTTCCACACCAAGCATGACAGCCAGCTCGGCTGGACACGCTTTATATCCAATTCGAGTCCCTTCAGAGGTCTTAATTTTCCATGAATACAGcatgtataataaaaattttaagaaataaaaaaaaattaaccatcacatcaatgatacagattttcttttaaatcattagTATTTGTATAAGTGAATTTCTAATACAAGTAGTCATCTTGGGAAGTTACACATTTATTCTACTGatgctttctttgttctcttttggaAAGTCTCTTTTTGTACCAGTCACAGAACCAGTcactaacaaacaaacaaaaaaattaatatcttggGTTATAGCCAAAATGCTAGTATTTGGCTTATTTAGTCAATTCATTAAAATAACTTTGTTCCAAAGACTTtagggctatttttaaaaatcaaattcactttcaaagttaaaaatttacacctttgttactggcacaaaaatagacacatagaatAGAAAAccgagaaataaacccataattatatggtcaactaatctacgacaaaagaggcaagaatatacaatagaaaaaagtctcttcaacaaatggtgttaggaaaactggacagctacatgcaaaagaaggaaactcgaccactttcttatgccatatgcaaatgaactcaaaatggattaagacctaaatgtgagacctgaaaccataaaaatcctacaagagagcacaggcagtaatttctctgacatcagccatagaaacatttttctagatatgtcttctaagacaagggaaacaaaagcaaaaataaactattggggctgtgtcaaaataaaaagcttctgcacagcaaaggaaacaagcaacaaaacaaaagtcaacCTATTcagtggaagaagatatttgtaaatgacataccaaataagggtaaatatattaaaaacttataaaactgaacacaaaaaaataaataatccaatttgaaaatgggtggaagacatgaacagatatttttccaaagaagacatacagatggctaacagacacatgaaaaaatgccaaCATCACtaaccagcaaggaaatgcaaatcaaaaccacaaggagatatcacctcacacctgtcagaatggctaaaataaaaaactcaagaaacaacaggtgttggcaagaatgtggagaaaaaagaaccttcatgcattgttggtgggaatgcaaactggtacagctactgtggaaaacactatgaaatttcctcaaaaaaattaaaaatagaactaccatatgatccagtaattccactactgggtatttactcaaagaacacaaaacactaattagaaaagatgcatgcacccctatgtttatcgtatctttatttacaatagtcaaaatatgaaagcagcccaactatccatcaatagataaatggacaaagaagatgtggtatatatatatacactggaatactactcaaccataaaaaagaatgagatcttgccatttgcaacaacatggatggatctaaagggtttattactaagtgaaataaatcagtcagagaaagacaaataccacatgatttcactcatatgtggaatttaagaaagaaagaaaaaaggagacaaacaagAAAACGGACTCTTAAATATAGCGAATAAACTGGTAGTTACAAGAGGGcaagtgggtagggggatgggtgaaataagtgaaggggattaagagtacacttatgatgagcaccaagtaatgtatagagttgttgaatcactgtattgtacacctgaaactaatacgacactatatgctaattatactaagaaataaatacatatatgcatacatacatacacacaaaaaaaattaaacaccaagaacaaaatatttactcCCTGTGAGAATCTTTAAAGCATGTGTCATCAAAACCATTGCACAGGTGGTACTTCAAAAACTGGTTCAAATATCAACATTACTGGATTTAGCATAACACTCCCAAAGGTAAAAATCTTTCAAGAGTTATCCTCTCTCTTCTACATGAATACACAATGGTTATTAATAGCTAAATTTTTGAGCTAAGTTGCAACTATGAAGTTGTGGTATTGGGAATTGTGATGTGAAGGAATATTATAGTGACAAATATAAAAGATCCCAATCACACTGTTGATAACAGGGAAAAGATAACTACAGGaatctgattaaataaattataatattaaattaaactGGTTAGAATACTGTGTAGCTGTCTACAATATCACAGGCAGGGACAGGAAATATACAGACAGTTTTCAGGAAGTaaaactcctaaaatttgtatgcaacatTTTGTATTCATGTTCA
The sequence above is a segment of the Zalophus californianus isolate mZalCal1 chromosome 2, mZalCal1.pri.v2, whole genome shotgun sequence genome. Coding sequences within it:
- the LOC113925738 gene encoding LOW QUALITY PROTEIN: succinate dehydrogenase [ubiquinone] iron-sulfur subunit, mitochondrial-like (The sequence of the model RefSeq protein was modified relative to this genomic sequence to represent the inferred CDS: substituted 1 base at 1 genomic stop codon), whose translation is MAAVVGLSLKRRFPLATIGGAWPXACRGAPTAAAAAPQIKKFAIYRWDPDKSGDKPHMQTYEIDLNKCGPMVLDALIKIKNEIDSALTFQRSCREGICGSCAMNINGGNTLAYTRRIDTSLTKVSKIYPLPHMYVIKDLVPNLSNFYAQYKSIEPYLKKKDESQEGKQQYLQSIEDREKLDGLYECILCACCSTSCPSYWWNGDKYLGPAVLMQAYRWMIDSRDDFTEERLAKLQDPFFLYRCHTIMNCIRTCPKGLNPGKAIAEIKTMMATYKGKKASV